The genomic interval GGATGTACCTTCTTGCCATATGCCCTCATTATTCTCTTTTGATATAACTGTCCATGGCAAAGTGCCGtcaactttttttcttctatgaaATTCAATTGCTCATAACGAGCGTTAACCCATTCGACTTCTTCTAATTGTATTTCTTTAAGGACCCTTAGGGAAGGGATTTCTACTTCAATTGGTAAAATTGCTTCCATCCCATATACCAAAGAGAACTGCGTAGCTCCAGTGAAAGTTCAGACTGTTGTGCGATAAGCATGCAAAGTAAAGGGTAACTTCTCATGCCAATCTTTGTATACATTTgtcatcttttcaattatcCTTTTGATGTTCTTGTTGGCTGCTTCTACCGCTCCATTCATTTTTAGGCGATAAGGCACTGAATTGTGATGCTTGATCTTGAACTTGGCACAAACCTCTTTCATCATTGAACCATTGAGGTTACTAGCATTATCTATGATGATCCTTTCCGGGAGACCATAACggcatattatttctttttggatgaaCTTACATACCACTTTCTGGGTCACATTGGCATAGGATGCTGCTTCTACCCACTTAGTGAAGTAGTCAATCGCTATCAGAATAAACCGATGCCCATTTGATGCCTTCGGGGTTATTAACCTAATCACATCCATGCCCCATATTGATAATGGCATGGTGATGTCAATACATTTAGTGAATTTGCATGAATGTGGATTTTATCTGCGTATATCTGACACTTGTGACACTTTTGAGTGAAATCTATATAATCCATTTCCAACGTGAGCCAGTAATACCCTGCTCTCATGACCTGTCTTGCCAACATATGCCTACTTGCATGTGCCCCACAAATTCCTTCGTGAACTTCCTCAACTATTCTCCGAGCTTCGGCTGAATCCACACATCTCAAAAGCACTTGATCCctacttctcttgtataaGATGTCATCATCCAAGAAGAAATTCATTGTCAACCTTCTAAtggttttcttatcattttctgaGCTTTGTTTCGAATATTGCTGAAACTTGAGATAATGCACAATATCATGGTACCATGGTTTCCCGTCTACTTCTTCCTCTACACTGGAGCAGTGTGCGGGGCACTCTCGAAGATTAATCATGATGGGTTGAATCTTGACATCGGTACCAACGTTGAACATTGCTACCAGTGTGGCTAATGCATCAGCCATTTGATTCTCCTCTCGGGGCAAATGGGTGAAGCAaatcttatcaaaattttcaattagcTTTGAAACATACTTATGATACCGGATTAACTTCGAGTCACGTGTCTCCCATTCTCATTGCAactgataaatgaccaaagcAGAATCCCCATACACTTCCAAAACGTGAATTTTCCTCTCGATTGCTGCCTGAAGACCCATGACACAAGCTTCATATTCAGCCACATTATTGGTGCAATAGAAG from Theobroma cacao cultivar B97-61/B2 chromosome 5, Criollo_cocoa_genome_V2, whole genome shotgun sequence carries:
- the LOC108661935 gene encoding uncharacterized protein LOC108661935, with product MFFNGASNALGHGIRAVLVSPEGDHYPVIAKLNFYCTNNVAEYEACVMGLQAAIERKIHVLEVYGDSALICFTHLPREENQMADALATLVAMFNVGTDVKIQPIMINLRECPAHCSSVEEEVDGKPWYHDIVHYLKFQQYSKQSSENDKKTIRRLTMNFFLDDDILYKRSRDQVLLRCVDSAEARRIVEEVHEGICGAHASRHMLARQVMRAGLITPKASNGHRFILIAIDYFTKWVEAASYANVTQKVVCKFIQKEIICRYGLPERIIIDNASNLNGSMMKEVCAKFKIKHHNSVPYRLKMNGAVEAANKNIKRIIEKMTNVYKDWHEKLPFTLHAYRTTV